GGCCGGCTCTACGGCTCTGTTTGTGCTTGACCCTACAGGAGAGGCGCTGGCATACAGCAACTGGCGTGATGAAAGTTCACAACAGTTGCGCTCTCAGTGGCAGCAGCACTATTTCCAGCAAGCGCTGGCGGGAGAGCAAGGGCAGGAACTGCAGTATCAAGAAGATCTGGAAACCGCGACTTTTTTCATGTCAGCGCCGATCTATGATGGCGGGTTGGTGGGGGTAGCCGTGATTCGGCTGGATGTACCCCGGCTGAGTGAACAGCTGACGACGGACCACCCGTTGCTGGTGGTGTCACCCACGGGAGAGCTGGTATTCAAGTCTGATCTGGGGTGGCCGCTGGGGCAGCTGGAGTCCCGGCTGTTGAGTGATGGTACCCGTCTGCAGCTTGTGCCGCATGAAGACTCCATGGCAATCATGCATCGAGTTGAGCTGGATGATTTGGGCTGGCAGGTGAGTACGCTGACCGATATCCGTCCGGCCAGGCAACGTGAGCAGTTGGTGGTGGCCTCGGTACTTTCCGGCGGGGTGGCGCTGGGTCTGTTGCTGCTTTACCTGCGTGAGTCACGCCAGAAACGTCGGCTCCAACTGGAGAGACTGCAGGAGCGGGCACGCAGTGAAGAACAGCAGCGTGACATCATCAATACCGCGCAGGTTGGTTTGATACACATTACGCCTTCGGGCCAGGTTGAGCTGGTCAACCCGATGGCGATGCAGTTGTTTGGCGTTTCGGCGGAACAGATTCGGCACCAGCCGGTGCTGAATCTGCTGCGGGCCGGCTTTTCGGCTCGGCCGCTGCAGCAGGCGCTGGGTGCATTGGGCAGCGAACGCTTTCAGCCGCTGACCGGGCTGGAAGTGGTCGGCCAGCGTGCGGATGGCAGTGAATTTCCCATGCTGATCTCGATTCGGCAGATGGATCGACACCCTGAGCTGGGCTATCTGGTCACTCTGATCGATATCAGCCGTCGCAAGCGGTTGGAGCAGGCGCTTCGAGAAGCCAACGAGTCGCTGGAACAAAAGGTGGTTGCACGCACCCAGGCATTGCAGGAAGCTCAGGCGGAGCTGGTGCAGGCTGGAAAGCTGGCGGCGCTGGGGCGGATGTCGGCTTCTGTCGTACATGAGCTCAATCAGCCGATGACCGCCATGCGTACCTATCTCGCCATTGCTGAAAAGCAGCTGGATAATCCTGATGCACTGGTGCGTAACCTGCGCCAGCAACAGCAGCTGCTCGACCGCATGGCGTTGATTACCGGGCAGCTGAAAACCTTTGCCTATCGCAAACCGGAGCGTATCGATCCGGTGTCGCTGCAGCAGGTGATGGAACAGGTGCTGCAGCTGTTTCGTGGTCGCTTCGAGGAGCTGGATCTGCAACTGCATTTTGATCCGCCGCCGCCTGACATGAAAATTGCCGGTGATGCCGCACGCTATGAGCAAGTGATGATTAATCTGATCAAGAACAGCTGCGACGCCATGTCGACACGACCCGGTGAGCACCACCTCTGGATCAGTGTGCAGGCCATAGAGAACGGACAGATGCTGCTGGATGTGCGAGACAACGGCCCCGGCATTGAGCCCGAGCATCGCACTCAACTGTTTGAGCCCTTCTTCACCACCAAGGAGGTGGGCCAGGGACTGGGGTTGGGCTTGGCAATCGTACACAGTATTTTGCGTGACCTCGGTGGCAGTATCGAACCTGTTGATCAGGCTGAAGGTGCCTGTTTCCGGCTGAGCATGCCGCTTTACCAACCAAGGAGCGAATAATGATTGATCAGGGCCGCGTACTGCTGGTGGATGATGAGGCGATGGTGCGTGAAGCAACTGCCCAGTGGCTGGAGCTGTCCGGTTTCAGTGTGGAGTGTTTCAGCCGTGCTGAGCAGGCGCTGGAGCGGATAGATCCGTTCTGCCCCGGCATTCTGTTGACTGATGTGCGCATGCCCGGCATGGATGGCCTTGAGTTGATGACCGAAGCGCTCAAGCGTGCACCGGATCTGCCGGTGATTCTGCTCACGGCACATGGCGATGTGGATATGGCTACGGCGGCCATGCGCGAAGGTGCCTACGACTTTATCGAAAAACCCTTTGTGCCCGAGCGCCTGGTGGAGCGGATTCGCCGAGCCTGTGAAAAGCGACGGCTGATGCTGGAAAACCTGCGCCTGCAGCAGAGTCTGGCCAGTCGTTCGGTGCTGGAAGCGCGTCTGATCGGCATTTCACCGGCCATTCAGCGCCTGCGGCGAGAGCTGCTGGCGTTGGCCGAGCTGGATACCAATGTGATCATCTACGGTGAGACCGGTACAGGCAAGGAGCTGGTGGCGCAGTGTCTGCACGAGTACAGCATTCGAGGCAAGAAGCAGTTCGTGCCAATCAACTGTGGGGCCATTCCCGAAAACCTGATTGAAAGTGAGTTGTTTGGGCATGAGGCCGGTGCGTTTACCCATGCGGCCAAGCGCCGTATCGGCAAGTTTGAGTATGCCAGTGGCGGTACCCTGTTTCTGGACGAGATTGAGAGCATGCCGCTGCACCTGCAGATCAAGTTGCTGCGGGCGCTGCAGGAGCATGTGATCGAACGGCTGGGTTCCAATACATTGATTCCGGTCGATCTGCGTGTGGTGGCTGCTGCGAAGGTGGACCTGCGTGGCGACCCCAATTTCCGTGAAGACCTGTTCTATCGTCTCAGTGTCTCCGAGCTGCATATTCCGCCACTGCGTGAGAGGATCGAGGATGTGCCGTTGCTGTTTGCTCATTATGCCGGCCGCGGCGCTGATGAGCATGACCGTGAAGCGCGCCAGCTTAGTGATCATGATCTGGATGCGCTTCAGTCCTACGCCTGGCCGGGTAATGTGCGTGAGCTGAAGAACATCGCCATCCGCTACGCCGTGGACCCGCGTGCCAGCGTGGCCGAACTGCTGTCGCGCCAGACGCCGCTGATCAGTGCACCGCTGGCCGGGCGACAGACCCTGTCGTTGGCTGTTCGAGTGGCTGAATACGAGTCGCAACTTATTCGTGAAGCGTTGGAGCGGCACCAGGGCAATATCAAGGCGGTCATGGATGAGCTGGACCTGCCACGCCGGACGCTGAACCAGAAAATGCAGCGTTATGGCCTGAATCGCAGTGATTTTACAGCGCAATAAGCGATTTTTTGCCTATGCTCAGAGGGCTTAATAGGCGAAATTTAGCTCATCAGGTCAGTGTTGTATGCTGAATGTATATGTAAAACAAAGGGTTGTAAGGGTCGAGTGAGTTGGCCCGGTTCCTGCTTTGTTATTCAGGTCACTAACAACAACGACTGATGACATAACGATAAGGGATACCAAGATGAATCAGAGCAAACGCACCCTGATCAAGGCAATGGGTCTTACGCTGGCCATGGCAACCGTTGGCGGCGCTGCCGGTCTGGCACAGGCTGAAGAAAAACGTTCCTACATCATGGCCACCGCATCCACCGGTGGCACCTTCTACCCGGTTGGTGTTGCGATCGCGACACTGGCGAAGGTGAAGCTGGAGCCTACCATCGGCATGTCCGTTTCTGCCATCAACTCTGCCGGCTCCGGTGAAAACATCAAGCTGATGCGTGAGGACCAGGTTCAGTTCTCGATCCTGCAGGGGCTTTACGGTGCCTGGGCCTGGAACGGTGAGGGTGAGTTGAAAGAGTCCGGCAAGCAGGAGTACCTGCGCTCTGTCACCATGCTGTGGCAGAACGTGGAGCAGTTCGTGGTTCGCACACCCTATGCGAAAACCGGCACCATCATGGACCTGAAGGGCTTTGAGGGCGAGAAGTTCTCCATCGGACCGAAAAACTCAGGCACTGAAGGCTCCGGCCGTACCATTCTGGGCAATTTGGGTATCGACCCGGACAGCTTCAGCCTGGCCTACATGGGTTATGGCCCGTCGGCTGATGCGATGCAGAACGGCACTATTGATGGCATGAACATTCCGTCGGGCGTTCCGACCTCAGCCATCACCCGAGCCTATGCCGCCATGGGTGGTGATATCACCACGCTGGATTTCACCGACGAGCAGATGAAGCAGGCCAACGGTCGCTATGACCTCTGGACCCGTTATGTCATTCCGGCCAACACCTATCCGGGCCAGACCAAAGAGATCAACACCATTGCCCAGCCCAACTTCCTGGCAGTGAATGCGGACGTGTCTGAAGAAGACGTTTATCAGCTGACCAAAACCATCTATGAAAACCTGACCTTCCTCAACGGTATTCATGCCGCTACCAAGGCGATGGCACTGGAAAAAGCGATCGCTGGCATGCCGGTACCGCTGCACCCGGGTGCGGTGCGTTACTACCGTGAAGCGGGCCTCGCAATCCCGGATCACCTGATCGCCGAGTAAGCCAGGCTTGCTCACCAGTCTGTCGATTGCACCCCCGTCAGAGGGCGGGGTGTGCAGTTGTGGTGAATACCGAATAACAGAGGACCGAGTCGATGACCTCAACGCAGCTGAATGATCAGCAGACCGCCGAGCGCCTCAAAAGCCTTGAGCTGACCAAGCGTGACGCAAATTCCGTCAGTGGGCGCTTCATTTACTGGGGCGGGGCACTGTTTGCGCTGGCCCACATCTATTTCAACACCTTGGGAACGCTGTCAGAGCTGTGGGTGGCGGCGATCCACTTTGCCGGTTTTGCATTGATCTGTGCATTGATGGTGCCGATGAGCCGCAAGGCTGGCGACTCGAAGCTGATGCTGGGGTTGGACCTGCTGATCGGTCTGGCGGCGGTGGGGACAACTGCTTATCTGATGCTGTTTGAAGATGCGCTCTATGCGCGTGGTGTCAACTTTATCACCACGGATTGGATCGTATCAATTATCGCCATTGCGATTGCACTGGAGTTGACACGCCGGACTACCGGCTGGTTCATTCCCTGTCTGATTCTGTTTGCCCTGACCTATGTGTTTTGGTGGGGGCAGTATGTACCGGGCATGTTCAACTTTCCGGGCCTGAACCTGGAAACCGTGCTGTACCGGAGTTTCTTCTCGTCCGAGGGGATGTTTGGTTCCATCGCCATGATCTCTTGGACCTATGTGTTCATGTTTATTCTGTTCGGTGCCTTTTTGGTGAAATCCGGTGCCGGTGACTTCATCATCGACCTGTCACGCGCTGTGGCCGGCAAAATGGTAGGTGGCCCTGGTCTGGTGGCCGTGTTTGGCTCGGGCCTGATGGGCTCGGTGTCCGGTTCATCCGTTGCCAATACGGTATCCACCGGTGTCATCACCATTCCGTTGATGCAGAAGGCCGGGTTTCCGCCGCGTTTTGCCGCCGGTGTTGAGGCAGCGGCCTCTACCGGTGGTCAGTTGATGCCACCGGTGATGGGGGCAGGTGCGTTCATCATGGCGTCTTACACCCAGATCCCCTATGTCACCATCATTGGGATAGCGGCATTGCCGGCGTTGCTGTATTTCCTGTCGGTCGGCTTCTACGTGCGGGTTGAGGCCAAGCGCAGCCATGCCCATGCGATTGAGATGGATGCACGCCCGGTGGGTGAGGTGTTCAAGGAAGGCTGGCACTGTCTGTTGCCGCTGGTGGTACTGGTTACCCTGCTGGTAAAAGGTTTTACACCTACCTATGCAGCCGGTATTTCCATTCTGTCCGTGGTAGTGGCGTCCTGGCTGTCGCCGCGCAAGATGGGACCGCGAGCGATTGTCGATGCGCTGGCACAGGGCTCAAAAAACATGGCCACCACCGCCATGCTGCTGATTGCGGTCGGACTGGTGGTGAATGTGGTCTCCATGACCGGCATCGGCAATACCTTCTCATTGATGGTGACCGACTGGGCCGGTGGCAGCCTGCTCATCACGCTGGTGCTGGTGGCGTTGGCATCGCTGGTATTGGGGATGGGCCTCCCGGTCACGGCCGCTTACATCGTGCTGGCGACCCTGTCGGCGCCGGCACTGTATGGCCTGATGGCCGAGCGGGAACTGTTGCAGCTGATGGTCAGTGGCAATTTGCCGGAAGCGGCGCGTACCATTTTCATGCTGGTGGACCCTGCCAGTCTTTCCGCATTGGCCGCGCCCATGAGCGAGGCGCAGGCGATGGGCCTGCTGGAACAGGTGCCGGCAGACTTCAAGGGGCAACTGCTGGAGCAAGCGATGGCACCCGAAAGGCTGGCCATGATCCTGCTGGCGGCCCATATGATCATTTTTTGGCTGTCGCAGGACTCCAATGTGACCCCTCCGGTCTGTCTGACAGCCTTTGCGGCGGCGGCAATTGCCCGTACACCGCCCATGGCGACCGGCTTCACCGCCTGGAAAATCTCCAAAGGGCTGTATGTGGTGCCTCTGTTGTTTGCCTATACCCCGTTTATTGGCGGCAGCTGGGTTGAAGTACTGACCATTTTTGCCTTTGGTATTCTCGGCATGTATGCCTTTGTCGGATTCATGGAAGGCTATCTGGAAGGGCGGCTTAACCTACTGTTGCGTCTGTTCAGCGGTGTCTGCGCTATCGGTCTACTCTGGCCTCATGGCCAGCTGGCCTATGACTTGGTGGCTGCCGTGGCGTTTGTAGGCTTGTTTCTGTTCAGTCGTCGCTATGGGGAAAAGCCGGCCACCGGTGCCGCTACAGAGGCGAGTGCGAACCATGCATGACTATATTCTGATCGGCGCCGGCATTCTGGGGCTGGCAACGGCTCTGGAGTTGCAACAGCGTTTTCCGGGCAAGCGGGTGTTGGTGCTGGAGAAAGAATCCGCTCCGGCGCAGCATCAGACCGGCCACAACTCCGGCGTGATTCACGCCGGGGTGTACTACAAGCCCGGCAGTCTGAAGGCGCGTTTCTGCAAGGCGGGAAATGCCGCTACCAAGGCCTTCTGCCGTGAACACGGCATTCCGTTTGATGAATGCGGCAAGTTGCTGGTCGCGACCAATGCGCAGGAGCTGGAGCGGATGCAGGCATTGATCGGACGCTGTGCCGAGAATGAGTTGTCGATCGAGGTGCTCGATGCCGACCAGCTCAGGGCGCGCGAACCCAACATCACCGGGGTAGGGGCTCTATTCGTGCCCTCGACCGGCATTGTCAGTTACGCCCGCATCTGTGAAAAGATGGTGGAACTGGTACATCAGGCCGGTGGCGAGGTGCGCTTCAACGCCAAGGTGAGACGGATCGAAGAGCACGGGTCCGGTGTTCAGGTGGAAACCGATGCGGAACTGTTCAGCGCAGAGCATCTGATTGCCTGCGCCGGACTCTGGGCGGATCGGATGGTCAAAATGCTGGGGCAGACGCCGGACTTTCGCATCGTGCCGTTTCGGGGTGAATACTTCCTGTTGCCGCCCGAGCACAACCGGATTGTGAACCACTTGATCTATCCCATTCCCGACCCCGATCTGCCGTTTCTGGGCGTACACCTGA
This DNA window, taken from Marinobacterium iners, encodes the following:
- a CDS encoding TRAP transporter permease, which produces MTSTQLNDQQTAERLKSLELTKRDANSVSGRFIYWGGALFALAHIYFNTLGTLSELWVAAIHFAGFALICALMVPMSRKAGDSKLMLGLDLLIGLAAVGTTAYLMLFEDALYARGVNFITTDWIVSIIAIAIALELTRRTTGWFIPCLILFALTYVFWWGQYVPGMFNFPGLNLETVLYRSFFSSEGMFGSIAMISWTYVFMFILFGAFLVKSGAGDFIIDLSRAVAGKMVGGPGLVAVFGSGLMGSVSGSSVANTVSTGVITIPLMQKAGFPPRFAAGVEAAASTGGQLMPPVMGAGAFIMASYTQIPYVTIIGIAALPALLYFLSVGFYVRVEAKRSHAHAIEMDARPVGEVFKEGWHCLLPLVVLVTLLVKGFTPTYAAGISILSVVVASWLSPRKMGPRAIVDALAQGSKNMATTAMLLIAVGLVVNVVSMTGIGNTFSLMVTDWAGGSLLITLVLVALASLVLGMGLPVTAAYIVLATLSAPALYGLMAERELLQLMVSGNLPEAARTIFMLVDPASLSALAAPMSEAQAMGLLEQVPADFKGQLLEQAMAPERLAMILLAAHMIIFWLSQDSNVTPPVCLTAFAAAAIARTPPMATGFTAWKISKGLYVVPLLFAYTPFIGGSWVEVLTIFAFGILGMYAFVGFMEGYLEGRLNLLLRLFSGVCAIGLLWPHGQLAYDLVAAVAFVGLFLFSRRYGEKPATGAATEASANHA
- a CDS encoding TAXI family TRAP transporter solute-binding subunit; the encoded protein is MNQSKRTLIKAMGLTLAMATVGGAAGLAQAEEKRSYIMATASTGGTFYPVGVAIATLAKVKLEPTIGMSVSAINSAGSGENIKLMREDQVQFSILQGLYGAWAWNGEGELKESGKQEYLRSVTMLWQNVEQFVVRTPYAKTGTIMDLKGFEGEKFSIGPKNSGTEGSGRTILGNLGIDPDSFSLAYMGYGPSADAMQNGTIDGMNIPSGVPTSAITRAYAAMGGDITTLDFTDEQMKQANGRYDLWTRYVIPANTYPGQTKEINTIAQPNFLAVNADVSEEDVYQLTKTIYENLTFLNGIHAATKAMALEKAIAGMPVPLHPGAVRYYREAGLAIPDHLIAE
- a CDS encoding sensor histidine kinase; the encoded protein is MPERATSSKYRLSLGLKILLYSLLFLLLAWWGGRVAYDRAMQQLHVEGSDRLLNSIGQLRRSLGQYNYLPFLVAQNLQVRDFLRQPDEHNRTLVNRVLEQFNLVAGSTALFVLDPTGEALAYSNWRDESSQQLRSQWQQHYFQQALAGEQGQELQYQEDLETATFFMSAPIYDGGLVGVAVIRLDVPRLSEQLTTDHPLLVVSPTGELVFKSDLGWPLGQLESRLLSDGTRLQLVPHEDSMAIMHRVELDDLGWQVSTLTDIRPARQREQLVVASVLSGGVALGLLLLYLRESRQKRRLQLERLQERARSEEQQRDIINTAQVGLIHITPSGQVELVNPMAMQLFGVSAEQIRHQPVLNLLRAGFSARPLQQALGALGSERFQPLTGLEVVGQRADGSEFPMLISIRQMDRHPELGYLVTLIDISRRKRLEQALREANESLEQKVVARTQALQEAQAELVQAGKLAALGRMSASVVHELNQPMTAMRTYLAIAEKQLDNPDALVRNLRQQQQLLDRMALITGQLKTFAYRKPERIDPVSLQQVMEQVLQLFRGRFEELDLQLHFDPPPPDMKIAGDAARYEQVMINLIKNSCDAMSTRPGEHHLWISVQAIENGQMLLDVRDNGPGIEPEHRTQLFEPFFTTKEVGQGLGLGLAIVHSILRDLGGSIEPVDQAEGACFRLSMPLYQPRSE
- a CDS encoding sigma-54-dependent transcriptional regulator, encoding MIDQGRVLLVDDEAMVREATAQWLELSGFSVECFSRAEQALERIDPFCPGILLTDVRMPGMDGLELMTEALKRAPDLPVILLTAHGDVDMATAAMREGAYDFIEKPFVPERLVERIRRACEKRRLMLENLRLQQSLASRSVLEARLIGISPAIQRLRRELLALAELDTNVIIYGETGTGKELVAQCLHEYSIRGKKQFVPINCGAIPENLIESELFGHEAGAFTHAAKRRIGKFEYASGGTLFLDEIESMPLHLQIKLLRALQEHVIERLGSNTLIPVDLRVVAAAKVDLRGDPNFREDLFYRLSVSELHIPPLRERIEDVPLLFAHYAGRGADEHDREARQLSDHDLDALQSYAWPGNVRELKNIAIRYAVDPRASVAELLSRQTPLISAPLAGRQTLSLAVRVAEYESQLIREALERHQGNIKAVMDELDLPRRTLNQKMQRYGLNRSDFTAQ
- the lhgO gene encoding L-2-hydroxyglutarate oxidase, translated to MHDYILIGAGILGLATALELQQRFPGKRVLVLEKESAPAQHQTGHNSGVIHAGVYYKPGSLKARFCKAGNAATKAFCREHGIPFDECGKLLVATNAQELERMQALIGRCAENELSIEVLDADQLRAREPNITGVGALFVPSTGIVSYARICEKMVELVHQAGGEVRFNAKVRRIEEHGSGVQVETDAELFSAEHLIACAGLWADRMVKMLGQTPDFRIVPFRGEYFLLPPEHNRIVNHLIYPIPDPDLPFLGVHLTRMIDGTVTVGPNAVLAFKREGYRKRDLSLSEMTGMLSWPGLLKMLGRNLKPGLAEMKNSLFRNGYLQLVRKYCPQLTLADLKPYPAGMRAQAVARDGSLVDDFLFVKTDRALVVCNAPSPAATSAIPIAAHIVDQLSAKLNEL